DNA from Triticum aestivum cultivar Chinese Spring chromosome 7D, IWGSC CS RefSeq v2.1, whole genome shotgun sequence:
NNNNNNNNNNNNNNNNNNNNNNNNNNNNNNNNNNNNNNNNNNNNNNNNNNNNNNNNNNNNNNNNNNNNNNNNNNNNNNNNNNNNNNNNNNNNNNNNNNNNNNNNNNGGCGGGCGtgttgcggcggcggcgatgaggggctccggcggcggcggtggtgagagaaagagaggggggcggtatttaaggaggggggtgcggcggcttggggaagggggcacccgaggtggcggcggctcccgtgcccgggacggactccggcggcgagctcccgtgcgggaagaggagaggcgcgaggcgggccgtcggctgggcctttggcccaggcgACGCGCGGGTggatctttttttaaaaaaaattagttccacggaaaataatacgtagaaaaataaataaaaatcataaaaatatgaaataaattttccccgtctagttagaaaatctagaatagggtgaacattttttaagtcaaaataaatattttgaaaacatgcaatatttttaatgcaataaaaattgcaaataaattccaaataatgattttaacacttttcctccagtatttcaattgttttggagaagtcatattttctcctctcgtttatttaaaatgaaatatttttccggagagaaaataattaaaataaaatcctcgtctgaaaatcaaatttgaaaattcgagaaaatccccaactctctccgagggtccttgagttgcttaggatttatcgaggatttgtcaaaatgcaataaaacatgatatgcaatgatgatctatgtataacattccaaattaaaaatttgggatgttacaatttttTCCAGAACATCCTGCAAGTTTGGGGCGCAGGGCACTACTGATCCCGCACATCGTTTAGAGCCGACATGATTGCATATACTGATCTTTTTCTCCTCCATTTTTTACACGATAGAACGATGGATAAACAAATTTCCTAGCTACTCCCCAGAGAACATTAAGAGCATCATGCATCAATCCCCTCCTCATTTTCTCTGGCGTAACAACGTGGATGCACAATCAACCCCCGAGAGTTCACTCTCTCCGAAACCATTCCTACACGCGAAAGATGTTTTTTTACAGCTAAAAGACTTTATTTTTTAGATAATGGATAGGTCTTTTACAATAAAAGGAGAAATAAAATCAGGAATAGACTCTTCCCAAACTTCAGAGCATCTAGAACTAAAGGAGTGTTTTGCTAAAGCATCATCCACCTCGTTAGACTCTCTGAAGCAATGAtcacatgacattgatgcaaactCTAGTCGCATATGGTTGCACTCTGTAATCACAACAACATCAGGTCCAAAGGCCTCCCGTTGATTCACAGCCTCTATCGCAGTTAAGCTATCAGACTCAATGATCAAACGGTTGCAACCGATCCTCTGTGCTAGCCACATCCCGTTCCTTATTGCAAGTATCTCCGAAGAGTCATATGAGCACACATGAGGCAAGAATCATGTGGCGGCTGCAATGAAATCACCCTTTTCATCCCGAGCAACAGCTCCTGTGGCTCCAGACATGGTATTAGTACAAAACAAAGCATCAACGTTGACCTTTATCGCTCCTCTAGTTGGTTTTTTCCACATGTGATCACGTTTCCTAATAGGACATTTTGGCGACGATGATCTGACAAAATTGGTACATAGAACTTTTATAGCAAGAGCAGTTCGGTCTAGTGCTTGTACTGTTTCGCCTTTAACAATCTGACGGCGCTGCCACCAGATGTACCATGCCACAACCGCGAATAATTCTGCTTTGGGCAGTTCGCCGACTGCACCTTCAATTGTGCCCAAGATTTCCATTGTTACGGATCCCGACCGGTCTTGGGCCACTGCTCTATTGATCTCATCAGCAAAATCCAACTCAGCCCAAATTTTCTTTGCACGGGAGTAAGTGAATAAGCAGTCTTGTATATCTTCCGTTCCAACTTTGCATATAGGGCACTGTGCACTTAGTGGGATGTGTCGTGCTGCTAGAACACCAAAACAAGGGAGAACATCTTTCAAAACTTTCTAGGTAAAATGCTTAACTTTTCCCGGTATGCAAAGGTGCCAAGCCGATTTCCAAATCGGATTAATTTGCATAGAACCTTGGCCATCCTATCGCAACCATTGATGCCCGAACTGGTGTTGCGTCTCTACGTGGTAAGCTGATTTACAGAGAAAGTCCCTGATCTAGTTGCATTCCACGCCACAAAATCATCCAACAGCTCCACCCGAAGTGGTATCTGCATTATTCTGCGGACATCAACTGGTGAAAAAACATACCCAATTAGATCAACATCCCATTGTCCTGTATGTGGGTCAATTAGTTCCTCCACTTTACCAAGTAACGTAGCTCCTCTAGGAGTAATAAAATATCCTGTTTTCACTTGTTGGGATCCACGGATCTTGCTAGATGTCAATTTTAGATCCCATGCCAACACGCCATATGCAACCCCTTTTAAAAGTTTGCATACCACTGACAATACTCTGCCAAGTATATGATGATCCCTTTTTTGGACCTGCACTCAAAATGTCGCCATTTCGATAATATTTTGCACTAAGAACACATACACACAAAGAGTCTGGGTTCTGGAGCAGTCGCCGACACTGTTTTGCTAACATAGCAAGATTAAAACTGTGAAGGTCCCTAAACCCCATACCTCCTTTCTGCTTTGGGATACACATCTTCCACCATGCGTGCCAATGCATCTTCCGTTTGTCCTCCGTATCTCCCCACCAAAATCCTGCAATTTCATCTGTGATGGACTTACAAATCCCTTTTGGCAGTTTAAAGACAGATATAGCATATGAAGGGATTGCTTGTGCTACTGATTTCAACAAAATTTCTTTACCTTGTATAGATAAAACTTTCTCCTTCCATCCCTTTAATCGCTGGCATATTCTATCAATCAAGTGCTGAAAGCAATCACTTCGGTCCACTTCAACCATTGTTGGTACACCTAAATACTTGTCAGAAAGAGCTTCTGTCACAATATCAAGGATTCTGCAAACATCTTCTCTGACAAGCACACTAGTATTTGGGCTAAAGAAGATACTGGATTTAGGAGTGCAGACTCTTTGTCCTGAGCTACTACAATATGTGTCCAGCACTCTTTTCAGAGTAGTAGCATTCTGATTATTAGCCCTCATAAGTATCAAAGAGTCATCTGCAAACAGCAAATGTGAGATAGATGGTGCATTCCTGCAAACAAGTATACCTTCAATTCCCCTAATCTCTTCTTCATGGGCTAGCATACAGGATAAACCTTCTGAGCATAAGAGAAATAAGTATGGGGATAGTGGATCCCCCTGTCTCAGTCCTCTAGTGGGAAAGAACTCATCAGTCTCAGTATCATTAAATATCACTCTATAGCTCACAGAAGAGACACACTCCATGATCAGATCCACCCACTCCATTTGAAAGCCCATCTTAATCATAATTTGTTTCAGAAAATCCCATTCCACTTGATCATAGGCCTTGAGCATATCAAGCTTAACTGCACAATAACCATTGGATCCATGGGTTTTCTTTTTTATAGGACGGAAACACTCATAAGCCACCAACACATTAACTGTGATTAGCCTACCCGGAACAAAGGCGCTTTGTGTTGGCGATATCACATCCGGTAGTATTTTTTTCAGCCTGTTAGCTAGCATCTTGGAGATGATTTCATAAACCACATTACACAAGCTAATGGGTCTAAACTGAGTAATTACCTCTGGACTGTCAACTTTGGGGATTAGAACAATGTTTGTTTGATTCCATCCTTCTGGTATTTTCTTGTTATTTACTGCAACAAGTACTTCATCGGTCAGCTCTTCTCCTATTATATGCCAGAATCGCTTGAAGGAAATCGCATGAAGGCCATCGGGCCCAGGCGCCTTCATATCCCCAATCTGGAACAGAGCCTTCTGCATCTCCTCTCTGGAATACGGTGCGGTGAGAAGGCTATTCATCTCAGTAGTGATGCAAGGTTTCACTGCCTGCATCAAATCATTATCTATCTGCACTAACTCAGAATTAAACAGGACACCAAAATAATCACGAATGAGTGGATTGAGGTTATCATTACCCTCGACCCACCCATTATCATTATTTCTCAGTTTCTTGATTAAATATCTCCTTCGCCTCGCAGAAGCAAACTGGGTAAAGTATTTTGTGTTACGGTCCCCACGACGAAGCCAATTGATGTGGCCTCGTTGAGCCCAGTGGACTTCCTCCTAATCAAGCAGATTTTCAATAAGTACCGAAGTTCATTCTGCTTCATCTTGACCTCATCGGTGAAGGGAACACGCATCAAACTTTCCAATTTCCTCTGAGCTTTCTTCAGCCGATTTCTAGGTCCCTTCAGTACCGTCTGATCCCATGCATGCATATCATTATGGACAACTTCCATCTTTGCCTTGACCGAGGGCCCCAGCCCAAGATGATATGCTTTCAACCAGGCGGTCTTTACAATTTCTTCAACCATTTCCTCCGCGAGCCATCTTGCTTCGAACCTGCGTTCGCGTCGCGGTGCTTCAGATGCTACCCCCGCTAGGTAGCTTGTGTCCAAGCATATCGGCCTGTGATCGGACTTCCCCATCTCCAGATTTATCAATCCTACCAATGGATGTAACTCCATCCATGCAGCATTGGAGACCGCTCGATCTAGNNNNNNNNNNNNNNNNNNNNNNNNNNNNNNNNNNNNNNNNNNNNNNNNNNNNNNNNNNNNNNNNNNNNNNNNNNNNNNNNNNNNNNNNNNNNNNNNNNNNNNNNNNNNNNNNNNNNNNNNNNNNNNNNNNNNNNNNNNNNNNNNNNNNNNNNNNNNNNNNNNNNNNNNNNNNNNNNNNNNNNNNNNNNNNNNNNNNNNNNNNNNNNNNNNNNNNNNNNNTGAACTTATCACCGATGTAGCCAACATCCTCTAGTGAAAAATCTGACAAAGCATATTGAAAAGCTTTTAATCTTGATTGGTGTCTTGGGGCCCCTCCTTCCTTATCAGAAGAGAGTAGGATCTCATTAAAATCTCCAAGAATAGTCCATGGGAGACTGGACTGAACATGCAAGTCTCGTAGTAGGCGATATGTACGATCTTTGCTATCCCAGTTTGGTTCACCGTATATACCTGTCATCCTCCACAAATCTCCATTTGGTTCTTCCACTATCACATAGATGAAATCAAGGGTGGAAGCCCAGAAGTAGATCCTAACCTCCTTCCAGACCAAAAGTAGTCCACCCGTTCTTCCATCAACACTTGGCTCACAAATCATATCATCCATGCCCAGTTTTCTCTTTAGTTCTTCTGCCTTAGCATCGTTCAAATGCGTTTTAGACAGGAAAAACGCATCCGGCCTATGCCGCCTCTGAATGTCCAGAAGCGACTGAACTGTCCGGGAACCTAGCAGCCCCGACAATTCCAACTTATAATTTTCATTGCTGACGATGATCCTCCTCGAGAGATGTACTGGTGTAGGTCTGAGGATGGATGGACAACAGTACGTGTTTGGAAGCAGAAATTGCGTTCCTAGCACAGTCCTAGATCTTCCTTCAGGAGACCTTCAAAATTTCTTTATTAAGATGCTCATTCGATCCAGTCGATTGAGTAGACGGATTGATCTACCACGGAATCCAGCAGCAAAGGCGGCAGAACTCGTAGTAGAGAGAGAAACCAACGACGGCACCTCACGGCAGCCTCCTGGGACAAGAAAACCAGGCACGGCGCCTACCGGCTCCGTCCTGGGACAAAGAACACTGCCCCCCGCGCCGCCGTCGGGGAGGCGGCCGGTGGCGGACCAGCAAAACCCTAAGTCGCCCTGGGACGGCGCCTCTTCAAAAGGTTCGCTTCGTCCTACACGCGAAAGATGTACGGGAAGGGAGGAGAACGAGGCAGCGGAGGGAAACGAGGAGGAAAGAGAGCGCTCGTGAACGGGAGGGGAGGTGATCGAGGAGAATTGAATGTTACACGCCTTATGGTTTTGGAAAAATCTGGAtctcgtaagatgacttactcacctggACGGAAGGAGTACCACCGGCATCATGTGGGAAAGCAGGCAAAAGCAAGCGAGGCCTCTACGCGTGCAGGGAGGAGTACTAATCAGCGGCTACGCGTGCCACGGACCCTACGAAGTACGAACTCATGAACGCGCTCCCCTCTCAAACACAGTACAGCAGTAGATGGATTACGAGTTAATTAATCCGCGAAAGCGGCCGGACCAGGGAACGGATAAGGCCTCCAGCACAAACGTACACTCTTCTCTACTAAAAAAAACAGACAAACGTACACCCCGCATGGCCCATCTCCTTCCCCTCTCTTCACGCGCGACGTGACACTGACGCCCGTTTCCTCTCTCGTTAATCGTTATCGCTTATCCTCCGCCCCCGAAGCTTATCCCTTCCATACCACTTTTGACATCCTTGTCGCCCTACCCTATCCCCTCTGCACGTCACGTCGCTACTACCATTAATTTGGCCTTGTCGCCCTGATCTTTTAACATACGCTAATGTGGGAGTAACTCACCCTGTGTGCTTGCCGCTTGGATGGTGAAGGCCTGAAGTGACCTCTTGACGTCCCCTGATCGATCACATAAGGTATCTCTGATTCAAGGATTTTCAGAGAATTTTCGGAGCACTGAAATCCTTAGAATTTCTGCTCTCGCCCGCTTTGTAGATGAAGAACGAACCACAGTACACGGCCCAATGATATATATTTCAGTTGCTTGATTCTTCATAGGATGAATTCTCCATAAAATTGTCGTACTGGTTTCTCTGATCGCCCAAGTCAGCTGAAAATAATCCATTCTTTTCTATGACGCAATGAAACAACAAGCCAAATCATATAGACCTCGAATGGGCTTGATATTTCAGTCCTACTTCCTCTGTAACCTAATACAAGAGCGTTTAGAActaatgatctaaacgcttttatattagtttaattagtttaaagaGGGAGTACGTTATTATTTTCTGTTCATGTATAGTTTAAATCCTACTCCGTCCggtcctaaatataagttttttcacggtcctaaatataagtttttttaaacatttcaaatggAGTACAAACATAGGgacctaaatataagttttttttaaacatttcaaatggAGTACAACATAGGGACGTATGtaaatatattttagagtgtagattcactctgtatgtagtcacttgttggaatattTAGAAAGAGATATATtcaggaacgaagggagtacaaatcaaagaggccctataTATAAGAGATAAAAAAAATGGATCACGAACCCCTTTTGCCGATATAGTACTTTTTCAAAACACAAAATAAGTACAATAGCACCACTTTACCAACCATAGTACACAGATAGGGTCAAGTATATATGGTGCTTGGCAACTGTTAGTACTCTCAATTATTAGTTGTACTATAATACATATGTGCAATGCACTGCAAAAGAAAATCCTAGAGATCGATTAGAACACACATGTCAATGATCAATCGGGGCTTTTACTTGCTTGATCTGCATGCATACCTTGGTGCTATACTAGCATTGAAAAGGTTAATCAGGCTTCTCTCCAATGAGACAGAACACTGGCATAACTTGTTGTAGGCTAGGATGGATATCACATGCACCATGTTCggtgctccctctccctctctttgcaTGTCAATGCAACTACCAGCAGCTAGTAAAAGAATCAAGAAAAAACCTAAGCTCTAGGCGGCCATTGGTGATGTGAGCTGGGATGAGTGGGATCCCGGAGTACTACAAAGTaggatccatccatccatcttgtCGATCTCCCTCCCTAGTAGTTTGTTTCCATTACTAATTCTCCTGCAACTTGCATGCATATGCATGTCTCTTTTCCTTTTCGATCAATCTGATATCTGATCGGTGCACGTACGGCGTCCCTGGATCGGTTGATGATCAGCCactgccgccgccggagccgccgttgATGACGCCGTCGTTGCCGATGTTGAAGGACGGCTCGGGCGGCAGGAAGGGCGGCAGCGCGGTGAGCGAGGTGGAGGAGACCCGCCGGATGGAGCAGCACCGCAGGATCCGGCGGCGCTTGTTGAAGGGGTTCTCCGGCTTGGCCAGCACGTCCTTGCTGCTGGTGGTACCGGCCACGGCCACGTCCTGCAGGTTCGCGAACGACCGCGACTTGCCGGAGAAGAAGCCCGACAGCCCCCGCCTGCCAAATCAAGAACTCGCAGATTAACCCACCGACCGAACCAAGAATTCGCCGATTGTTCTTGCAAGAATTGGTAGGGTTGTTAATGGGGATGATAATTCAGGGAAGGGAGGTGAAGCTGGATAATTACTTGATGGGGAGGGCGTCGTCGAGGGCGTCCAGGCTCGCGAGCCCGCCGGTCTTCTTGGTCCTCCTCTGCCACGGCGTCTCCCTGGCGCTctccacctcctccccttcctcctcGTCCCCCTCGGAGACGGGGCCAATGGAGGACCGCTCGTTTTCCGCctcggcctccctctcctcctcttcctccaccgtCTCCAGCACGAACAGCCCGTGGCCCTCACCGCCAAGCCGCCCCCcttgcaccgccgccgccgcctcctcctcctcctcctcctcctggtagtGCACGACGTCCTTCCTcttcctcgccccgccgccgccgccgccgcacatcCCGTACGGTGCCGCCGGGGACGGAGCCACCGGCGCGGGGCCCACGGCGGCCGCCGCAGCCACAACGGACATCGCGTCCGGCCGTGAAGGGTGCTGCAGCTGCTCTCATCAATGGCGCCCGCAGGCCTCGGCGCGCGGCTCAGACGCCCATGGCCTCGGCCACCATTGGAGCTGCTATTATTGCTCTCGTCGCGATGGTTCGGAGGACAGAAGGAGAGGACGGGGAGCGGCGCCGGGGGCGTATATACGGCCGGGGAGGGAGACGGGTGGACAGGGACGCGTGGAGGGGGGGACGTGTCGGAAGGGGCGAGGGTGACGGGCGCGCCGGACAGCGGAGGCTGCATGCACGCCAACACGTTTTGGCTTAGCCTTTTGCGGGCCCATGCCCCGTATATGGCTGCCGCGCCTTTTGTTTTGCCTAATCAAAGCTTATCGGCTACCATGGCT
Protein-coding regions in this window:
- the LOC123167909 gene encoding uncharacterized protein codes for the protein MSVVAAAAAVGPAPVAPSPAAPYGMCGGGGGGARKRKDVVHYQEEEEEEEAAAAVQGGRLGGEGHGLFVLETVEEEEEREAEAENERSSIGPVSEGDEEEGEEVESARETPWQRRTKKTGGLASLDALDDALPIKRGLSGFFSGKSRSFANLQDVAVAGTTSSKDVLAKPENPFNKRRRILRCCSIRRVSSTSLTALPPFLPPEPSFNIGNDGVINGGSGGGSG